The nucleotide window AGTGGCAACGCGATGCGTTCTGTCGGAAGCTCCCACGTGGACCCGTTTTCGGCTGTGGCCGCCGCCATAGCGGCCCTCTACGGCCCCCTGCACGGCGGTGCCAATGAGGCTGTGCTTCGGATGCTGAAAGAGATTGGCTCAAAGGACAAGGTCGCCGCGCATATCAAGAAGGTCAAGGCCGGCGAGTTGCGGTTGATGGGATTCGGCCACCGCGTGTATAAGAACTACGATCCCAGGGCCAAGGTTATCAAGCGGCTAGCCGAAGAGGTTTTTGAGGTGACAGGAAAAAATCCCTTGCTGGAAGTAGCCCTCGAGCTGGAACGAATCGCGCTTCAGGATGAGTACTTCGTCGCGCGAAAGCTCTACCCAAACATCGATTTTTACACCGGCTTAATCTACGAGGCAATGAAGTTCCCGATGGACATGTTCCCGGTGCTCTTCGCCATCCCCAGAACAGCCGGTTGGGTTGCCCAGTGGGAGGAGATGCTCCTCGACCCGGAACAGAAGATCGCGCGTCCCAGACAGATCTATCTTGGTCAACTGCGGCGCGACTATTACCCAATAGCCAATCGACCGAGTCAGGCGCCAAGAGGGGGTTGATGAAGCGTTGCGGTACCCGACGCCCGACCTGCTTGGGCCTTGCGGTACCCTGGCTGGGCAAGCATTCGCTCCAGTGCATTCTTTCCGACTGCTTCTACGTCCAGTAGCCGTTAACCTCGTAATTGCTACTCTCTCTGCCCCCTTCGAATAGTATGGCTATCATCACTATCTCCAGACAGATCGGAAGCGGCGGCGATGAGATTGCCGCCAGGCTGGCCAAAGAGCGTCAGTTTACGCTCGTAGACCACATCCTGCTCGCCGAGTTGCTGAAAGCCCAAGGCCTCGCGAAGCCGGACGTCGAAGCGCTCGATGAGGACGAGTGTGGGGGAGTGCGACAGAACGCTGAGCAGGATCGGGTTTATGTGGATCTCCTACCCACGCTGATCACAGATCTTGCCGCAGAGAAGGACCTGGTGGTGCTGGGTCGTGGGGGTCAGTGTATCTTCCGGGGGTTCCCGGGCGCATTGCATGCACGAGTAGTGGCCGGCGCGAAAGAGCGGGTCAGACGCCTGATGGAAGAACGGGGCATAGACGAGCACGCTGCGATCCGTCTCGTCGAGGAAAGCGATGAGACCAGGCGGCGCTTCATTCAGTATCACTACGGGAAAGATATCGACGACGCCGCTCACTACGATCTGGTCATCAACACTGATCGCCTGAGCGTGGAAGCGGCGATGCGCCTCATTCAACTCGCGATAGAAATGGTAGATCTTATGGGGAAGGGGCGAGAGATTGGGCGCTGGCTTGAGGCGGCCCATCCGCTTCCTTTCGCTCATCCCAGCGAGGAAGAGTTTGCCAAGGTTCTGGATTTCTACCAGATACGATGGGAGTATGAACCCAGGACATTTCCACTCGCCTGGGATGAAGCGGGCAATGCGACCGAAGCCTTTTCACCGGACTTCTATTTGGTTGACTTCGACCTCTTTATTGAACTGACCACGCTCAAGCAGAGCCTGGTAACAGCGAAGAATCGAAAGATCAGACGGTTTCGAGAGTTGTACCCGGAGGTCACACTCAAGGTATTTTACGGGAGGGATTATCGACACTTACTCGCCAAGTATGGGCTTGCAAAAAAGATTAGCTCCAAGTGACCCTTTGGCCGCCTTGCTTTCCCAGGAAAATTACCCTTCAGCTTTACCTGGGTGCCCTTGATCTCTTCATCAGCTTGCTGAGCCTGATGTGTCAACCTTGGGCCCGGGAACTTCTGAACTACCCCGGTACTTACAAACGGCCTTCAGACCTCTTGGAGCTACTAAATATATATGGCAGACTCGATGTCTTGTCAAGGGACGAAATAACCTTCTGGCTATTTTTTGGAGTTCGACATGCGCCATGACATGATTCGGGACTTGGCTGAAGTCATGATTACAGAAGAGGCGATCGCTAATCGCGTCAGGGAATTAGGAGCTGCAATTTCACGGGATTATTTCGGTAAAGAGCTTATCCTTGCCGGTGTGCTCAGGGGGGGCTTATTCTTCCTGGCCGATCTGGCAAGAGCCATATCCATCCCGCTCGTCATTGATTTTATTTCTATTTCGAGCTATGGCCCCGCAACCACAGCCTCCGGCGTCGTCGGCATCAGAAAAGACCTTGATGAAAGTATTGGGGGCCGAGACCTCCTCGTCATAGAAGATATCGTGGACACCGGCCTCACCCTCAGCTATCTACTGAAGATCTTCCGGGCTCGCCAGCCGTCCAGCCTGCAGGTCTGCACGTTTTTAGACCGGAAGGTGCGTCGTATTATCGACCTTCC belongs to Candidatus Methylomirabilis sp. and includes:
- a CDS encoding cytidylate kinase family protein, with amino-acid sequence MAIITISRQIGSGGDEIAARLAKERQFTLVDHILLAELLKAQGLAKPDVEALDEDECGGVRQNAEQDRVYVDLLPTLITDLAAEKDLVVLGRGGQCIFRGFPGALHARVVAGAKERVRRLMEERGIDEHAAIRLVEESDETRRRFIQYHYGKDIDDAAHYDLVINTDRLSVEAAMRLIQLAIEMVDLMGKGREIGRWLEAAHPLPFAHPSEEEFAKVLDFYQIRWEYEPRTFPLAWDEAGNATEAFSPDFYLVDFDLFIELTTLKQSLVTAKNRKIRRFRELYPEVTLKVFYGRDYRHLLAKYGLAKKISSK
- the hpt gene encoding hypoxanthine phosphoribosyltransferase, with the translated sequence MRHDMIRDLAEVMITEEAIANRVRELGAAISRDYFGKELILAGVLRGGLFFLADLARAISIPLVIDFISISSYGPATTASGVVGIRKDLDESIGGRDLLVIEDIVDTGLTLSYLLKIFRARQPSSLQVCTFLDRKVRRIIDLPIAYRGFEIPEKFVVGYGLDYNQRYRNLPCIGVLKPELMER